In Phaseolus vulgaris cultivar G19833 chromosome 7, P. vulgaris v2.0, whole genome shotgun sequence, the genomic stretch ACTGACACCAATTCACTTTGCAGGTTTACTATATGTACAAGttgagaaaaaagaaaacaactaGGGCTTGTTTGATTCTCTTCTTACGTTTTagttttaaaactgtttgcTGGAGATATATTCTGCACCATTCAACCAGTAATCAATTCCTCATCCAAAATCTAGAAAGTTTTGGAAATATTTTCAAGAACAAAAGTGAGATGTTTTCATCTTGCTCGACCACTCCCTCAATTCTCCACCCTCCCAATGCACCATCCTCAGCCAGCTGTCTGAACTACCTTGTATAGTTGTATTTCAAAAACTAAAAGCAGTTTCGAAAATAAATATCAAACACACCCTAAATCGAGCTTGATAGAAAGCAGAAACCAATTAATCCTGAAATCaacaatcaaattatttttccttCACAAAACATAAAACACAAAATCAAAGAGAATAGCAGACATCAGTAATTCACGCGACCGCAGGTTACTATGCTTCCAATTATACTTCATAACAGCGAATGCAAAAGATACAAAATGCcataaaaaatccaaaataaataaaacccaGAGAGAAGCTTGAAGAACAGATTAACAACAGCACAAAGGGAACTTAAAGCTAACattttaagaaagaaaagaCCAAAAAAACATGATTTTTGGATAGATTTGAAGACcccaaaggaaaaaaataagatGGAAGTAAAGTGGAAAGAGAATCAAAGTAAGGAAAAGATTCTACCTTGGGTGAAGCTACGAAAAGGGTGGCTGTTAGCTTAGGAATGTGAAGCAAAAAAATGGAAGTTAGAGAGTGTTTTGTTTGTGTTGAAAAAGAGGACGAGAATTCCCAGGTTGCCGTAAAGCAGAGCCAGCGTTGTGACACCACTTCACCGCTTTGGCTACACTCGCCGTCAATCAAATTCGCCggcactttttttttatgtaataaaatgtcttcaaattataaaaatataaaaagaaagtaTCAAAGTACAAAAAAGTTGGCAATAACAGGTAACTTTACCATGTCACCCCTGCAAAAATAGTAAGCAAAACAATTTTGTCTACAAGTGCTTCATTAGGGttatgattttcaaaatttgaaaattatattatcattatatttaaaactaaaattggttttatttatgtgacttaaatttaaaaaataattaaaatagttatcGTGTTAAAGtgataaatattacaaataattaaaataaaattcaacaaagttaaatataattaaaaattcaagTAAAAAATTGTACATGTAAGAACAAATTTAAGTGGGATAtattatttagaatttattttatgCTATTTATGTTAAAGAGTAATGATACTGTATTTCCACAAGTCATGAGCTActacattattaaaaaaacattcaataatattattatcttaAAATCTATTATTGGATTGAAAAATCTAATGATATAACTTATATTTATAAACAATACTATTTTAATACTCAAAAATCAAAGATTAAATAAGTGTTTCATATTTTTacttaatagttttttattaagGGTGAAACTTCACATCTTAATTGACACATAAGTAATCACAATAATTTGTcaccatataaaaaaatattattaaaaaaatatggaaagaTTATACTAAAActtatatattaacaaaaatggtagatatgtaatttatatttattaataaaaaactctaaaaaaatattagatgaAAAGTTATTGTACCAATGAAAATACTGTTTATGAATATAGCATAAGATAATAAGTTATCAGCACATATATTTCACGAAAAATACCTGATTACGTAGTACTTAATTACATtgatttccttttattttttcaaatatatagtTCTCCTTCAATAATTTGAAGAGTTCCACTAATTTAGTTAATGATGAAAAGAGAGATGAGAGTGATTATGAAGATGGAATGCTTGGAAGAAAGGGTACATACTTTTTGATGATTCAGAAACCAAACTAATGATATTTTGATTATTAATGAACTAAATTGGTCCCCAAAAGTAATGAAAGAGAAAGTAAATAAAGTTGGAGCTTGGAAAAATATGAAGCTATGttcataaaatagaaaagagTAGGTAACTAACTCTTCAGTCCCTACCATTTATTGTTGGCTAATTGTTTCCCTTTAAGTTTACACAACTCAATTTGCATTCTCTCTTCCAAACAATACAATTTAGACTCacaaaattaaacttaaaaatgtAGTTTGCACAATTACCTTTGGTGGACATAGTGATTTCCTCTATATTCCAAATTAAATTCTTTTTCAACAAATTCTACTCCATTCCCCCTCACTTTctgtataaatttatattaatcatagaagttttaacatttttaaaaaatttaaataatcttaattaaaacataattttatatttttaaataacttcaATTGCATTTCTACCTTGTATCTCCCTCCTAGTTACAACACTTATATTTTTCTCCAGTGACACCATTTGAGAGAGTAGCTCCctctatttttttagttttgtactcTATTTTTAGTCTCATATGACTGTTGTTGACATAAAACTAAGGAAATCATAGGATAAGGAAATCATAGCAAAAccttttgaaatattaaaaactaaGACAGTGAAAAGAGGCCAAGAGGAACACACGTTCAGATTCTAAGTTATAGCATAGTTGAAATGTATCTCATATGTGAAACACAGACCAAGAGTTATTGTAGATTAGATATCAGTAACATCACACAAAATATAATAGTTGATATGCAGAAAGCACATCAAGTACTGTTTGAATTGAACACAGACCTACTTTCACATAGAATAGAAAAATAGAAGGACACATAGGCCTTAGGCAACAGTTTCAATGGCAGTTTCTGAAGGCTTCTTTTCAGGCTCAGCTGAGGCAACAGTTTCAGTTTCTGAAGGCTTGTTTTCTGAGGCAACAGCTGCAGTTTCTGAAGGTTTATGATTTTCAGCTAAGGCAACAGGTGCAGTTTCTGAAGGCTTGTCTTCAGGTGATGCTTCATCCACCCAGAATGCAGTCTTCTTCCCACTTTTGGAGACAGCTTGCAGAACTTCATCTGGCTGAAGATTTCCCTTCACTGTCACCTTCTGCTCCTTCAGATCAATGTCAAATGACTCGACACCTATAAATATTAACACCATTATTTTGATATAACATTGCAGAAATTTTGAAGGATAAAAGGGCCATTAACACAGCTAAAAGGAGGTCAATCTTATACTTGTTTCTTATTGGAAAGTAGAAGTATAACTTCCCATTTTCTCATTCTAAGAAATGAGTAAAAACGTGAACATTCATTTTGCctagaaaaataaacaaaatgtgAAGAATACAAATGAAACTATATGAGTACAAAGAAAAATTATTCTTCTCTTTTAGTCAAGAAACAAGAAACAAGACACAAatcatttattttatgaaaaaccTTTGCAGACACAGCATATTAAAATTCGAGGCAGTATGTTTTCTTCTTCCATCAACAAAAACCATAGAAGCAAATTAACCAAGAGACTTGTAGAATTTAATTATACAAACTTCTAGCCATAGTTTCTAATTTCATCATTCAATCAGAGGAAACTGACACAACAGTTATGGCTTGAGTAGGTTCTGATTTAGCAATATTAATGTGTCTACTCGCTAGGAAAATGTTATCTGTTTAATGGTATGCACAATGTCAGAATTTAGAAAGTTGATGCATGTCACAGATGGTGATGACAATGTTAGCTGTGAAATGTTCCAGGCTAAAGAAATTTCAGACCAATATAGTAAGGGGAACATGATCTTTTTATGGGAATATTCAAAGTTTCATTGAATTGGATTGTGACACCATCAGAAAGAAACTTTCTTATGAAGCTAAAGCTAATAATGGACATGGAATGGAACAAAACTTTTGCTTGTCATATCCATCTTAGAACAACATAAGTACCAAAAACGGTTATTGAGTTATTTCCATCACATTGAGTGTCACACGGTAGTTAGGAAAAtaaaaagcttttgaaactcCATCAAACAAGTATCAGCCTAACAGTGAAAGCCAAGAAGTTTAAGAAAGACAGAGATTAACCAGAACTTCTGATGCTTAACATTAAAAATGACATTATACTCATTTGAAGTATTTTACATAGGAAAGAAATGGAACAGAACTTCTGAATTATTGTGAAACATGCAGGATACTTTGAATGAAAAATTGACAAGGGCAAGCCCCTGccataaaaaaatgatatgCAATATATTACATTGCTACAATTACTAGatcatttttattttggatCAGATAGTGGCAAATAGTTAGCAGGAATGAGAAATACCTTCCAATTTTCCCAAAACCCTATTCACTGCTCCAGCACACCCCTGACATGACATACCAACTTTGAGGACAACAGTCTGCAACCATAATGAGAAAATTAAGATTAGAAGAGGAgagaaaagaataaataatctCATCTTAACCCCCAACAACCATATATG encodes the following:
- the LOC137830516 gene encoding copper transport protein ATX1-like isoform X1 codes for the protein MSSQTVVLKVGMSCQGCAGAVNRVLGKLEGVESFDIDLKEQKVTVKGNLQPDEVLQAVSKSGKKTAFWVDEASPEDKPSETAPVALAENHKPSETAAVASENKPSETETVASAEPEKKPSETAIETVA
- the LOC137830516 gene encoding copper transport protein ATX1-like isoform X2, which translates into the protein MSCQGCAGAVNRVLGKLEGVESFDIDLKEQKVTVKGNLQPDEVLQAVSKSGKKTAFWVDEASPEDKPSETAPVALAENHKPSETAAVASENKPSETETVASAEPEKKPSETAIETVA